One Natrinema longum genomic window carries:
- a CDS encoding FecCD family ABC transporter permease: protein MAEAASVSGHATTGQRDGWVTGTLVVFCLASTVVTIVAGLIQVSFGEYSMTFFEAWKAVFNPAVIFDLNAWASFLFGTERPDMSTDSIVVWDLRLPRVFVGIITGATLAVSGAVFQAVTRNELASPFILGVSSGAGFAVLATLVVFSGLAPFLPLIAALGGTLAFGIVYVIAWKGGTSPVRLVLAGVIVNMVFQSLQQGLFFFADDLGVVQTAIAWITGSLTGTGWEEVRIAVLPAVIAIGIALAGARQLNVLMLGENTARSLGMRVERVRFFLSGVAILAASVAIAVAGVVSFFGLVVPHIVRNTVGGDYRRLMVGCVFAGPALMVTADVGARLALGGTQMPVGVVTGLIGGPYFLFLMRKQQSMGEL, encoded by the coding sequence ATGGCAGAAGCAGCATCGGTCAGTGGGCACGCGACGACTGGACAGCGAGACGGCTGGGTAACGGGGACCCTTGTCGTCTTCTGTCTGGCGAGTACGGTCGTTACGATCGTCGCGGGTCTGATCCAGGTAAGCTTCGGGGAGTACTCGATGACGTTTTTCGAGGCCTGGAAGGCGGTGTTCAACCCCGCAGTAATCTTCGATCTCAACGCCTGGGCGTCGTTCCTGTTCGGCACCGAGCGGCCGGACATGAGTACCGACAGCATCGTCGTCTGGGACCTCCGACTACCGCGGGTGTTCGTCGGGATCATTACCGGTGCGACGCTCGCGGTTTCGGGTGCGGTGTTCCAGGCCGTGACGCGAAACGAACTGGCGAGTCCGTTCATTCTGGGTGTCAGTTCCGGGGCCGGGTTCGCCGTTTTGGCGACGCTCGTCGTGTTCAGCGGCCTCGCACCGTTCCTCCCGTTGATCGCGGCTCTAGGGGGAACTCTCGCGTTCGGGATCGTCTACGTGATCGCGTGGAAAGGCGGCACGAGTCCCGTTCGGCTCGTACTCGCGGGCGTGATCGTCAATATGGTCTTCCAGTCGCTCCAGCAGGGACTGTTTTTCTTCGCGGACGATCTGGGTGTCGTCCAGACGGCGATCGCCTGGATAACGGGCTCGCTGACGGGCACCGGATGGGAGGAGGTCCGAATCGCAGTCCTGCCGGCAGTCATCGCGATCGGAATCGCGCTCGCCGGTGCGCGCCAGCTGAACGTCCTGATGCTGGGGGAGAACACCGCCCGGTCGCTCGGAATGCGCGTCGAACGAGTCCGCTTTTTCCTCTCCGGCGTCGCTATTCTGGCCGCCAGCGTCGCCATCGCCGTCGCCGGCGTCGTCAGTTTCTTCGGCCTCGTCGTTCCCCACATCGTCAGAAACACGGTCGGCGGCGACTACCGACGGCTGATGGTGGGCTGTGTCTTCGCCGGCCCCGCGCTGATGGTCACCGCCGACGTCGGTGCCCGGCTCGCGCTGGGCGGGACGCAGATGCCCGTCGGCGTCGTGACGGGCCTGATCGGCGGCCCGTA